One Ricinus communis isolate WT05 ecotype wild-type chromosome 7, ASM1957865v1, whole genome shotgun sequence genomic region harbors:
- the LOC8263541 gene encoding TSL-kinase interacting protein 1 isoform X4 encodes MKKQMAKVAEAPKKLKVGAGSTQVGKSANRNRGRCPKSAGKSEKLSVEKDKHSSPSGSRLHLLDEGNCPAETTKRFHIPEQCPEHALHLSGKIKLQLFPLDEPTRMGLEKDGYHPYLELTLSARKKISSVLNHLNHKWGDSSIATGEPFLLPYKIAECLSSCRWTLNDVGLSAGDIYAAVGSPSIFRLRYGWVTDCENKSSELQSTLIPSEACLRHEGIQKVCSNNVENINGKGKQNEDPSEELKPNIVSGATDVSVADKTPSSGLVESMRNEGKMHVGTGQSSLWDDALTNISIGGLLSEASLKGMFSTCEPKSDGSNAGLLPSQLISDSFDAFIMSQVNCSQAPRLPPHGTSSSILDAEDTCHAFAFQNFSSSGKDALALRESAYGHTSSQDAVSKSFKNPNISEVSIQSGLPQSHGCQESETDLSLCSRLYNDESSLGLSGIKWTDSLGPFDLGLSSSRKIISGDSLSISRIIT; translated from the exons ATGAAAAAGCAGATGGCAAAGGTGGCTGAAGCTCCCAAAAAGCTCAAAGTGGGTGCAGGTTCCACTCAAGTTGGTAAATCTGCTAACAGAAATAGGGGGCGGTGTCCTAAATCAGCAG GGAAAAGTGAAAAGCTTTCGGTAGAAAAGGACAAGCATTCTTCACCATCCGGATCACGTTTGCACCTTTTAGATGAAGGTAATTGTCCTGCGGAAACAACAAAGAGATTTCATATACCTGAGCAATGCCCAGAACACGCTCTTCATCTTTCTGGAAAGATCAAGTTGCAGCTCTTTCCATTGGACGAACCCACTCGCATGGGATTGGAAAAG GACGGTTATCATCCATACTTGGAACTCACTCTAAGTGCTCGGAAAAAGATATCTTCTGTTCTCAACCATCTAAATCACAAGTGGGGTGATTCGAGCATTGCTACTGGGGAGCCCTTTCTTTTACCATACAAGATAGCTGAATGTTTATCTAGTTGCAGATGGACATTGAATGACGTTGGTCTCAGTGCAGGAGATATCTATGCAGCTGTTGGAAGCCCTTCTATTTTCCGGTTAAG GTACGGCTGGGTCACTGATTGTGAAAATAAATCATCTGAACTGCAATCAACATTGATTCCCTCTGAGGCTTGTTTGCGACATGAAGGCATACAGAAGGTTTGCAGCAATAatgttgaaaatataaatggtaaaggaaaacaaaacgAGGATCCAAGTGAAGAGTTGAAACCAAACATTGTCAGTGGAGCAACAGATGTAAGTGTAGCAGATAAGACCCCTTCCAGTGGATTAGTTGAGTCCATG CGAAATGAAGGGAAGATGCATGTTGGAACAGGACAATCATCACTCTGGGATGATGCTCTAACTAACATAAGCATTGGCGGGCTGCTATCTGAAGCATCTCTAAAGGGCATGTTCAGTACTTGCGAACCAAAATCAGATGGAAGCAATGCAGGTTTGCTTCCATCTCAGTTAATCTCTGACTCATTTGATGCTTTTATCATGTCCCAAGTGAATTGTTCCCAAGCTCCAAGGCTGCCTCCTCATGGTACAAGCTCATCTATTTTGGATGCGGAAGACACTTGCCATGCATTTGCATTTCAGAATTTCTCTTCCTCAGGCAAAGATGCTCTTGCTTTGCGTGAAAGTGCTTATGGTCATACCTCCAGCCAAGATGCCGTTTCCAAGTCATTTAAAAATCCGAATATTAGCGAG GTCAGCATCCAATCTGGCCTTCCACAAAGCCATGGTTGTCAAGAATCTGAAACGGACCTGTCATTGTGTTCCCGATTGTATAATGATGAAAGCAGCCTTGGCCTCTCTGGGATAAAATGG ACGGACTCTTTGGGACCTTTTGATCTTGGCCTATCTTCTTCGAGAAAGATTATCAGTGGTGATAGCTTAAGCATCAGCAGAATTATTACCTAG
- the LOC8263541 gene encoding TSL-kinase interacting protein 1 isoform X3, translated as MNAAFFLFYSVGSLQGSWTSMKKQMAKVAEAPKKLKVGAGSTQVGKSANRNRGRCPKSAGKSEKLSVEKDKHSSPSGSRLHLLDEGNCPAETTKRFHIPEQCPEHALHLSGKIKLQLFPLDEPTRMGLEKDGYHPYLELTLSARKKISSVLNHLNHKWGDSSIATGEPFLLPYKIAECLSSCRWTLNDVGLSAGDIYAAVGSPSIFRLRYGWVTDCENKSSELQSTLIPSEACLRHEGIQKVCSNNVENINGKGKQNEDPSEELKPNIVSGATDRNEGKMHVGTGQSSLWDDALTNISIGGLLSEASLKGMFSTCEPKSDGSNAGLLPSQLISDSFDAFIMSQVNCSQAPRLPPHGTSSSILDAEDTCHAFAFQNFSSSGKDALALRESAYGHTSSQDAVSKSFKNPNISEVSIQSGLPQSHGCQESETDLSLCSRLYNDESSLGLSGIKWTDSLGPFDLGLSSSRKIISGDSLSISRIIT; from the exons ATGAATGCtgctttctttttgttttattctgTTGGGAGTTTGCAGGGAAGCTGGACTTCCATGAAAAAGCAGATGGCAAAGGTGGCTGAAGCTCCCAAAAAGCTCAAAGTGGGTGCAGGTTCCACTCAAGTTGGTAAATCTGCTAACAGAAATAGGGGGCGGTGTCCTAAATCAGCAG GGAAAAGTGAAAAGCTTTCGGTAGAAAAGGACAAGCATTCTTCACCATCCGGATCACGTTTGCACCTTTTAGATGAAGGTAATTGTCCTGCGGAAACAACAAAGAGATTTCATATACCTGAGCAATGCCCAGAACACGCTCTTCATCTTTCTGGAAAGATCAAGTTGCAGCTCTTTCCATTGGACGAACCCACTCGCATGGGATTGGAAAAG GACGGTTATCATCCATACTTGGAACTCACTCTAAGTGCTCGGAAAAAGATATCTTCTGTTCTCAACCATCTAAATCACAAGTGGGGTGATTCGAGCATTGCTACTGGGGAGCCCTTTCTTTTACCATACAAGATAGCTGAATGTTTATCTAGTTGCAGATGGACATTGAATGACGTTGGTCTCAGTGCAGGAGATATCTATGCAGCTGTTGGAAGCCCTTCTATTTTCCGGTTAAG GTACGGCTGGGTCACTGATTGTGAAAATAAATCATCTGAACTGCAATCAACATTGATTCCCTCTGAGGCTTGTTTGCGACATGAAGGCATACAGAAGGTTTGCAGCAATAatgttgaaaatataaatggtaaaggaaaacaaaacgAGGATCCAAGTGAAGAGTTGAAACCAAACATTGTCAGTGGAGCAACAGAT CGAAATGAAGGGAAGATGCATGTTGGAACAGGACAATCATCACTCTGGGATGATGCTCTAACTAACATAAGCATTGGCGGGCTGCTATCTGAAGCATCTCTAAAGGGCATGTTCAGTACTTGCGAACCAAAATCAGATGGAAGCAATGCAGGTTTGCTTCCATCTCAGTTAATCTCTGACTCATTTGATGCTTTTATCATGTCCCAAGTGAATTGTTCCCAAGCTCCAAGGCTGCCTCCTCATGGTACAAGCTCATCTATTTTGGATGCGGAAGACACTTGCCATGCATTTGCATTTCAGAATTTCTCTTCCTCAGGCAAAGATGCTCTTGCTTTGCGTGAAAGTGCTTATGGTCATACCTCCAGCCAAGATGCCGTTTCCAAGTCATTTAAAAATCCGAATATTAGCGAG GTCAGCATCCAATCTGGCCTTCCACAAAGCCATGGTTGTCAAGAATCTGAAACGGACCTGTCATTGTGTTCCCGATTGTATAATGATGAAAGCAGCCTTGGCCTCTCTGGGATAAAATGG ACGGACTCTTTGGGACCTTTTGATCTTGGCCTATCTTCTTCGAGAAAGATTATCAGTGGTGATAGCTTAAGCATCAGCAGAATTATTACCTAG
- the LOC8263541 gene encoding TSL-kinase interacting protein 1 isoform X1 — protein MNAAFFLFYSVGSLQGSWTSMKKQMAKVAEAPKKLKVGAGSTQVGKSANRNRGRCPKSAGKSEKLSVEKDKHSSPSGSRLHLLDEGNCPAETTKRFHIPEQCPEHALHLSGKIKLQLFPLDEPTRMGLEKDGYHPYLELTLSARKKISSVLNHLNHKWGDSSIATGEPFLLPYKIAECLSSCRWTLNDVGLSAGDIYAAVGSPSIFRLRYGWVTDCENKSSELQSTLIPSEACLRHEGIQKVCSNNVENINGKGKQNEDPSEELKPNIVSGATDVSVADKTPSSGLVESMRNEGKMHVGTGQSSLWDDALTNISIGGLLSEASLKGMFSTCEPKSDGSNAGLLPSQLISDSFDAFIMSQVNCSQAPRLPPHGTSSSILDAEDTCHAFAFQNFSSSGKDALALRESAYGHTSSQDAVSKSFKNPNISEVSIQSGLPQSHGCQESETDLSLCSRLYNDESSLGLSGIKWTDSLGPFDLGLSSSRKIISGDSLSISRIIT, from the exons ATGAATGCtgctttctttttgttttattctgTTGGGAGTTTGCAGGGAAGCTGGACTTCCATGAAAAAGCAGATGGCAAAGGTGGCTGAAGCTCCCAAAAAGCTCAAAGTGGGTGCAGGTTCCACTCAAGTTGGTAAATCTGCTAACAGAAATAGGGGGCGGTGTCCTAAATCAGCAG GGAAAAGTGAAAAGCTTTCGGTAGAAAAGGACAAGCATTCTTCACCATCCGGATCACGTTTGCACCTTTTAGATGAAGGTAATTGTCCTGCGGAAACAACAAAGAGATTTCATATACCTGAGCAATGCCCAGAACACGCTCTTCATCTTTCTGGAAAGATCAAGTTGCAGCTCTTTCCATTGGACGAACCCACTCGCATGGGATTGGAAAAG GACGGTTATCATCCATACTTGGAACTCACTCTAAGTGCTCGGAAAAAGATATCTTCTGTTCTCAACCATCTAAATCACAAGTGGGGTGATTCGAGCATTGCTACTGGGGAGCCCTTTCTTTTACCATACAAGATAGCTGAATGTTTATCTAGTTGCAGATGGACATTGAATGACGTTGGTCTCAGTGCAGGAGATATCTATGCAGCTGTTGGAAGCCCTTCTATTTTCCGGTTAAG GTACGGCTGGGTCACTGATTGTGAAAATAAATCATCTGAACTGCAATCAACATTGATTCCCTCTGAGGCTTGTTTGCGACATGAAGGCATACAGAAGGTTTGCAGCAATAatgttgaaaatataaatggtaaaggaaaacaaaacgAGGATCCAAGTGAAGAGTTGAAACCAAACATTGTCAGTGGAGCAACAGATGTAAGTGTAGCAGATAAGACCCCTTCCAGTGGATTAGTTGAGTCCATG CGAAATGAAGGGAAGATGCATGTTGGAACAGGACAATCATCACTCTGGGATGATGCTCTAACTAACATAAGCATTGGCGGGCTGCTATCTGAAGCATCTCTAAAGGGCATGTTCAGTACTTGCGAACCAAAATCAGATGGAAGCAATGCAGGTTTGCTTCCATCTCAGTTAATCTCTGACTCATTTGATGCTTTTATCATGTCCCAAGTGAATTGTTCCCAAGCTCCAAGGCTGCCTCCTCATGGTACAAGCTCATCTATTTTGGATGCGGAAGACACTTGCCATGCATTTGCATTTCAGAATTTCTCTTCCTCAGGCAAAGATGCTCTTGCTTTGCGTGAAAGTGCTTATGGTCATACCTCCAGCCAAGATGCCGTTTCCAAGTCATTTAAAAATCCGAATATTAGCGAG GTCAGCATCCAATCTGGCCTTCCACAAAGCCATGGTTGTCAAGAATCTGAAACGGACCTGTCATTGTGTTCCCGATTGTATAATGATGAAAGCAGCCTTGGCCTCTCTGGGATAAAATGG ACGGACTCTTTGGGACCTTTTGATCTTGGCCTATCTTCTTCGAGAAAGATTATCAGTGGTGATAGCTTAAGCATCAGCAGAATTATTACCTAG
- the LOC8263541 gene encoding TSL-kinase interacting protein 1 isoform X2 has protein sequence MNAAFFLFYSVGSLQGSWTSMKKQMAKVAEAPKKLKVGAGSTQVGKSANRNRGRCPKSAGKSEKLSVEKDKHSSPSGSRLHLLDEGNCPAETTKRFHIPEQCPEHALHLSGKIKLQLFPLDEPTRMGLEKDGYHPYLELTLSARKKISSVLNHLNHKWGDSSIATGEPFLLPYKIAECLSSCRWTLNDVGLSAGDIYAAVGSPSIFRYGWVTDCENKSSELQSTLIPSEACLRHEGIQKVCSNNVENINGKGKQNEDPSEELKPNIVSGATDVSVADKTPSSGLVESMRNEGKMHVGTGQSSLWDDALTNISIGGLLSEASLKGMFSTCEPKSDGSNAGLLPSQLISDSFDAFIMSQVNCSQAPRLPPHGTSSSILDAEDTCHAFAFQNFSSSGKDALALRESAYGHTSSQDAVSKSFKNPNISEVSIQSGLPQSHGCQESETDLSLCSRLYNDESSLGLSGIKWTDSLGPFDLGLSSSRKIISGDSLSISRIIT, from the exons ATGAATGCtgctttctttttgttttattctgTTGGGAGTTTGCAGGGAAGCTGGACTTCCATGAAAAAGCAGATGGCAAAGGTGGCTGAAGCTCCCAAAAAGCTCAAAGTGGGTGCAGGTTCCACTCAAGTTGGTAAATCTGCTAACAGAAATAGGGGGCGGTGTCCTAAATCAGCAG GGAAAAGTGAAAAGCTTTCGGTAGAAAAGGACAAGCATTCTTCACCATCCGGATCACGTTTGCACCTTTTAGATGAAGGTAATTGTCCTGCGGAAACAACAAAGAGATTTCATATACCTGAGCAATGCCCAGAACACGCTCTTCATCTTTCTGGAAAGATCAAGTTGCAGCTCTTTCCATTGGACGAACCCACTCGCATGGGATTGGAAAAG GACGGTTATCATCCATACTTGGAACTCACTCTAAGTGCTCGGAAAAAGATATCTTCTGTTCTCAACCATCTAAATCACAAGTGGGGTGATTCGAGCATTGCTACTGGGGAGCCCTTTCTTTTACCATACAAGATAGCTGAATGTTTATCTAGTTGCAGATGGACATTGAATGACGTTGGTCTCAGTGCAGGAGATATCTATGCAGCTGTTGGAAGCCCTTCTATTTTCCG GTACGGCTGGGTCACTGATTGTGAAAATAAATCATCTGAACTGCAATCAACATTGATTCCCTCTGAGGCTTGTTTGCGACATGAAGGCATACAGAAGGTTTGCAGCAATAatgttgaaaatataaatggtaaaggaaaacaaaacgAGGATCCAAGTGAAGAGTTGAAACCAAACATTGTCAGTGGAGCAACAGATGTAAGTGTAGCAGATAAGACCCCTTCCAGTGGATTAGTTGAGTCCATG CGAAATGAAGGGAAGATGCATGTTGGAACAGGACAATCATCACTCTGGGATGATGCTCTAACTAACATAAGCATTGGCGGGCTGCTATCTGAAGCATCTCTAAAGGGCATGTTCAGTACTTGCGAACCAAAATCAGATGGAAGCAATGCAGGTTTGCTTCCATCTCAGTTAATCTCTGACTCATTTGATGCTTTTATCATGTCCCAAGTGAATTGTTCCCAAGCTCCAAGGCTGCCTCCTCATGGTACAAGCTCATCTATTTTGGATGCGGAAGACACTTGCCATGCATTTGCATTTCAGAATTTCTCTTCCTCAGGCAAAGATGCTCTTGCTTTGCGTGAAAGTGCTTATGGTCATACCTCCAGCCAAGATGCCGTTTCCAAGTCATTTAAAAATCCGAATATTAGCGAG GTCAGCATCCAATCTGGCCTTCCACAAAGCCATGGTTGTCAAGAATCTGAAACGGACCTGTCATTGTGTTCCCGATTGTATAATGATGAAAGCAGCCTTGGCCTCTCTGGGATAAAATGG ACGGACTCTTTGGGACCTTTTGATCTTGGCCTATCTTCTTCGAGAAAGATTATCAGTGGTGATAGCTTAAGCATCAGCAGAATTATTACCTAG